A genomic window from Candidatus Binatia bacterium includes:
- a CDS encoding lipid biosynthesis B12-binding/radical SAM protein has translation MSRSLRVLLISANTEQLPDPVFPLGAAYMAAVAERAGHEVDSIDLCFLDDRPEQVAEKIRVFAPDVIGISLRNLDSSSYPENTSYIDDYRSLVEAVRNQSDAFIVLGGAGFTVMPATIMQVLPADAGVVGEGEHAFPWILTRVADRVALETTPEVLCEPAGQGVLVTPVTRIKQLDVTGAPMRQRFDMDLYYERGGALNIQTKRGCMFECVFCSYPLIEGSKVRMRTAEIVVDEIQQMREEFGVRHLFFVDNIFNLPMRHAKNICEEIIRRELDVEWSGYLNPKFIDEELCQLMARSGCKAIEFGTDAGSATMIESLKKEFDIGDLRRTSKLCHDHNLKFCHSLIFGGPGENKQTVNETLQLMDELQPTAVIAMTGIRILPGTGMVDLAIQDGQIDETDNLLYPRFYISPGLKGEMIEQIEGHAKTHPNWIVPGKSIRTNVAVLRKLRERKVKGQLWRLLRPAKGTGAAARP, from the coding sequence GTGAGTCGTAGTCTCCGCGTCCTGCTGATCTCGGCCAACACCGAGCAGCTCCCGGATCCCGTGTTCCCTCTCGGGGCCGCCTACATGGCGGCCGTGGCCGAGCGCGCGGGGCACGAGGTCGACTCGATCGATCTCTGCTTCCTCGACGATCGGCCGGAGCAGGTGGCCGAGAAGATCCGCGTCTTCGCGCCGGATGTCATCGGCATCTCACTGCGGAATCTGGATTCGTCGTCCTACCCCGAGAACACCTCGTACATCGACGACTACCGGTCGCTCGTCGAGGCGGTCCGCAACCAGAGCGACGCGTTCATCGTCCTCGGGGGCGCGGGCTTTACGGTGATGCCGGCGACGATCATGCAGGTCCTGCCGGCGGACGCGGGTGTCGTGGGCGAGGGGGAGCACGCGTTTCCCTGGATCCTCACGCGGGTCGCCGATCGGGTTGCCCTCGAGACGACGCCGGAAGTTCTCTGCGAGCCGGCGGGACAGGGCGTTCTCGTGACACCTGTGACGCGCATCAAGCAGCTCGATGTCACGGGCGCCCCGATGCGGCAGAGGTTCGACATGGACCTGTACTACGAGCGCGGCGGCGCTTTGAACATCCAGACCAAGCGCGGCTGTATGTTCGAGTGCGTCTTTTGCAGCTATCCGCTCATCGAAGGCTCGAAGGTGCGGATGCGCACGGCCGAGATCGTCGTGGACGAGATCCAGCAGATGCGTGAGGAGTTCGGCGTCCGTCACCTCTTCTTCGTCGACAACATCTTCAACCTGCCGATGCGGCACGCGAAGAACATCTGCGAGGAGATCATCCGTCGCGAACTGGACGTCGAGTGGTCGGGCTATCTCAACCCGAAGTTCATCGACGAAGAGTTGTGCCAGCTCATGGCGCGGTCGGGTTGCAAGGCGATCGAGTTCGGAACGGACGCCGGTTCGGCGACGATGATCGAGAGCCTCAAGAAGGAGTTCGACATCGGCGATCTTCGGCGGACGTCGAAGCTCTGCCACGACCACAACCTGAAGTTCTGCCACAGCCTCATCTTTGGGGGCCCCGGCGAGAACAAACAGACGGTGAACGAGACCCTGCAGCTCATGGACGAGCTTCAGCCGACTGCCGTGATCGCCATGACGGGGATCCGGATCCTGCCGGGCACCGGGATGGTCGACCTGGCGATCCAGGACGGACAGATCGACGAGACGGACAACCTTCTGTACCCGCGCTTTTACATCTCACCCGGGCTGAAGGGGGAGATGATCGAACAGATCGAGGGGCACGCGAAGACCCATCCGAATTGGATCGTGCCCGGCAAGAGCATCCGGACCAATGTCGCGGTCCTGCGGAAGCTGCGGGAGCGGAAGGTGAAGGGCCAGCTCTGGCGGCTCCTTCGACCTGCCAAGGGAACGGGAGCGGCAGCCCGACCCTAG
- a CDS encoding sulfatase-like hydrolase/transferase, with translation MTPLRQFSCTLVVLAMLGPGVALAAEEETKPPNIVLILADDHAYPYFEFMGDPTVIAPNIDRLIEGGTTFSIGYNTASVCLPSLITLLDGTEPYPRRRGWPEKQPHLDKRSLPGRLQERGYKSLQAGKFWVNDYAAGGFTAGTKGPDAHGRPFQIAMGGADGLAVGRTTMAPVYDFLNEVGDEPFFLWFAPELPHGPWDAPARYLELYADSDIDEDAKQYYASISWLDDSVGALVDYLEHKGLRENTLILYLSDNGQGPFKFEGDPVPTGRRSKSTLFELGFRTPIVFNWPGHVPAGVVREDLVSTLDIVPTLMNYGGVDVPESLTGLDIRTNVEEQTRVDRRQIIGRARGRIPGFEPEGLEGLKWKPVQAFYLRDPRWHYIWYQALDLELLFDLQQDAKERVNVVTEHPKLVAGFRSEIETWKTAPLPGGSSAAPKTD, from the coding sequence GTGACACCACTCCGACAATTCTCGTGCACGCTCGTCGTGCTTGCGATGCTCGGCCCCGGCGTGGCGCTCGCTGCGGAGGAGGAAACCAAGCCTCCGAACATCGTGCTCATCCTCGCCGACGATCACGCGTATCCCTATTTCGAGTTCATGGGCGACCCGACGGTGATCGCACCGAACATCGATCGGCTCATCGAGGGCGGTACGACGTTCAGCATCGGCTACAACACGGCGAGCGTCTGCCTTCCGTCTCTGATCACTCTTCTAGACGGGACCGAACCGTACCCCCGCAGGAGAGGTTGGCCCGAAAAGCAGCCCCACCTCGATAAACGGTCGCTCCCCGGCCGGCTCCAGGAGCGCGGCTACAAGAGCCTGCAGGCCGGAAAGTTCTGGGTGAACGACTACGCGGCCGGAGGTTTCACGGCCGGCACGAAAGGCCCCGACGCTCATGGCCGGCCGTTCCAAATCGCCATGGGGGGCGCCGACGGGCTGGCGGTCGGCCGGACGACGATGGCGCCGGTCTACGACTTCTTGAACGAAGTCGGTGACGAGCCATTCTTCCTCTGGTTTGCACCCGAGCTACCGCACGGACCATGGGACGCTCCGGCGCGTTACCTCGAGCTCTATGCCGATTCCGACATCGATGAAGATGCGAAGCAGTACTACGCGAGCATCTCCTGGTTGGACGATTCGGTCGGCGCGTTGGTCGACTATCTGGAGCACAAGGGGCTGCGCGAGAACACGTTGATCCTCTACCTGTCCGACAACGGGCAGGGGCCCTTCAAGTTCGAGGGGGACCCGGTGCCGACGGGGCGTCGTTCGAAGTCGACTCTGTTCGAACTCGGATTCCGGACACCCATCGTTTTCAATTGGCCGGGCCACGTTCCGGCCGGGGTGGTCCGCGAAGACCTGGTCTCGACGCTGGACATCGTGCCAACCCTGATGAACTACGGCGGGGTCGACGTGCCCGAGAGCCTCACGGGTCTCGACATCCGCACGAACGTCGAAGAGCAGACACGAGTGGATCGGCGCCAGATCATCGGTCGCGCGAGGGGACGCATTCCGGGGTTCGAACCTGAAGGCCTCGAGGGGCTGAAGTGGAAACCGGTGCAGGCGTTCTACCTGCGCGATCCGCGGTGGCACTACATCTGGTACCAGGCGCTCGATCTCGAACTGCTCTTTGACTTGCAACAGGACGCGAAGGAGCGAGTGAACGTGGTCACTGAGCACCCGAAGCTGGTCGCCGGGTTCCGCTCCGAAATCGAGACGTGGAAGACGGCGCCGCTTCCGGGTGGGAGCTCGGCCGCGCCGAAGACCGACTGA
- a CDS encoding MOSC domain-containing protein — protein sequence MADEEDYGPQGDESRHLPLEELEAAWSRFPAPPADTGRVALIVSRRADGVRDTPQRARLSAKEGVPGDRWARRTGDRPDMQLAVMRRDIAELLANGQAITLAGDNLFVDLDLSDQNLPAGSRLRVGAAVVEVSPEPHNGCRKFMGRFGNDGLRFISDKAKRDQHMRGVYWTVVEAGDVAVGDSIEVLQRGASAPA from the coding sequence ATGGCCGACGAAGAAGATTACGGACCGCAGGGTGACGAGAGCCGTCACCTACCGCTGGAAGAACTCGAAGCGGCCTGGAGCCGCTTTCCCGCCCCGCCGGCGGACACCGGCCGAGTCGCTCTGATCGTGTCGCGGCGGGCCGATGGCGTGCGGGATACACCTCAGCGGGCTCGCCTCTCGGCCAAAGAGGGCGTGCCGGGCGATCGCTGGGCGCGGCGCACGGGCGACCGGCCCGACATGCAACTCGCGGTCATGCGGCGCGATATCGCCGAGTTGCTCGCGAACGGCCAAGCCATCACGCTGGCCGGTGACAATCTCTTCGTGGATCTCGATCTGTCCGACCAAAACCTCCCGGCCGGCTCCCGGCTGCGGGTCGGCGCCGCGGTCGTCGAGGTTTCGCCCGAGCCGCACAACGGCTGCCGGAAGTTCATGGGTCGGTTCGGCAACGACGGGCTGCGCTTCATCTCGGACAAGGCCAAGCGCGATCAGCACATGCGCGGCGTCTATTGGACGGTCGTCGAGGCGGGCGATGTCGCGGTGGGCGACTCGATAGAAGTCCTCCAGCGCGGGGCCTCGGCACCAGCGTAG
- a CDS encoding AMP-binding protein encodes MASRDEILRLAIERARQSPFYAQHLEGHTLESRKDLASLPFTKKGDLTAASPFGMLAVPPSKAWHYHETSGTTGEPTSTWSGLDELKLMATRVHSMVPELDTETILLNRFPLFAPVSFVFEETLRQAGACHIAAGNMSWDVPFTRALEFIQRLKVTAISSLPLEPILLRELARDQGLDLRKGLGSVEVIFCGGAVLPPALRRVIEHDWEARIVEIYGSNETMLMGVGCTEGRLHLCEELLEFEILHPDTHEPVGPGEAGIVTITSLVQEVMPLVRYVTEDLVRRETEPCPCGRADETIEVLGRLEEAVEIAGGRAMHYEILDAAYEFADELGTRIFFILIRPHELRLLVELDDPSGAHPVEAERKLAERIGLPITVERLGPNEVLDRSAMFRTPSIYKPSVISDWRRPGRKPITIMEALLEWPTFDGRTLFHLGKRQIRNALRRRRLTREDAQRS; translated from the coding sequence GTGGCGTCCCGCGACGAGATCCTACGGTTGGCGATCGAGCGCGCGCGACAGAGCCCTTTCTACGCGCAGCATCTCGAGGGCCACACGCTGGAGTCGCGCAAGGATCTCGCGTCGCTCCCGTTTACGAAGAAGGGTGACCTGACCGCGGCGAGCCCCTTCGGCATGTTGGCGGTGCCGCCGTCCAAGGCGTGGCACTACCACGAGACCAGCGGAACCACGGGCGAGCCGACGTCGACGTGGTCGGGGCTCGACGAGCTGAAGCTGATGGCGACGCGCGTGCACTCGATGGTGCCCGAGCTCGATACCGAGACGATTCTGCTGAATCGATTCCCGCTGTTCGCGCCGGTCTCGTTCGTGTTCGAAGAAACGCTCCGACAGGCCGGAGCCTGTCACATCGCCGCCGGCAACATGAGCTGGGACGTGCCGTTCACCCGTGCGCTCGAGTTCATCCAGCGGCTGAAGGTGACGGCGATCTCGAGTCTTCCGCTCGAGCCCATCCTTCTTCGCGAGCTGGCCCGGGATCAGGGGCTCGATCTCCGGAAGGGTCTCGGCTCTGTCGAGGTGATCTTCTGCGGTGGTGCGGTTCTCCCTCCGGCGCTTCGCCGAGTTATCGAGCACGACTGGGAGGCTCGTATCGTCGAGATCTACGGATCGAACGAGACGATGCTCATGGGCGTCGGGTGCACCGAGGGGCGGCTGCACCTTTGTGAAGAGCTTCTCGAGTTCGAGATCCTGCATCCCGATACCCACGAGCCGGTCGGTCCGGGCGAAGCCGGGATCGTGACGATCACGAGTCTGGTGCAGGAGGTCATGCCGCTCGTGCGGTACGTCACTGAGGACCTCGTTCGCCGCGAGACCGAGCCGTGCCCGTGCGGCCGGGCCGACGAGACGATCGAGGTGCTCGGGCGCCTGGAGGAGGCCGTGGAGATCGCCGGTGGCCGTGCGATGCACTACGAGATTCTGGACGCCGCCTACGAGTTCGCGGACGAGCTCGGGACCCGGATCTTCTTCATCTTGATTCGGCCCCACGAGCTGCGGCTGCTGGTTGAACTCGATGATCCCAGCGGCGCGCATCCCGTAGAGGCAGAGCGCAAGCTCGCCGAGCGGATCGGTCTACCGATCACGGTCGAGCGGCTCGGGCCGAACGAAGTTCTCGATCGCAGCGCGATGTTCCGGACGCCTTCGATCTACAAGCCGTCGGTGATCAGTGACTGGCGCCGCCCGGGACGCAAGCCCATCACGATCATGGAGGCGTTGCTCGAGTGGCCGACGTTCGACGGTCGGACGCTCTTCCATCTCGGCAAGCGTCAGATCCGAAACGCGCTTCGGCGGCGCCGCCTCACGCGCGAAGACGCGCAGCGAAGCTGA
- a CDS encoding metal-dependent hydrolase: protein MATPAHLDIEQRDLHFEFSPEELRSWHPDGPHVAHLFNAMSVFFPEGEKLFIEAVRHYRDRIDDPQLSADVQAFVGQEAMHSREHRRYNQALADAGLPVAKLEGWLKGFLGRLKTRTSPMERLAITIALEHFTAIMAGQVLADDSLGRDNEVANAWRWHAVEETEHKAVAFDVYQEVSKRPVQAYLLRSVVMLSSSAIFWFLVFRFHFALVKADGLAGDVRGWLAFGRFLWLRPGMLRRLIAPWAHYFRPGFHPWQEDNHKVVDEWKAELDPA, encoded by the coding sequence ATGGCAACTCCAGCCCATCTCGACATCGAGCAGCGTGATCTCCACTTCGAATTCTCCCCCGAGGAACTCCGCAGCTGGCATCCCGACGGCCCCCACGTCGCGCATCTGTTCAACGCGATGTCGGTCTTCTTCCCCGAAGGCGAGAAGCTCTTCATCGAGGCCGTTCGCCACTACCGCGATCGCATCGACGATCCGCAGTTGTCGGCGGACGTCCAGGCGTTCGTCGGGCAGGAGGCCATGCACAGTCGGGAGCACCGGCGGTACAACCAGGCTCTTGCGGATGCCGGACTCCCCGTGGCGAAGCTCGAAGGTTGGCTCAAGGGCTTCCTCGGCCGACTGAAGACGCGCACGTCTCCTATGGAGCGTCTGGCGATTACGATCGCGCTGGAGCACTTCACGGCGATCATGGCGGGACAGGTCCTCGCCGACGACAGCCTCGGGCGCGACAACGAGGTCGCGAATGCCTGGCGTTGGCACGCAGTCGAGGAGACGGAGCACAAGGCGGTCGCCTTCGACGTCTATCAGGAGGTTTCCAAGCGCCCCGTGCAGGCGTACCTCTTGCGGAGCGTCGTGATGCTCAGCTCCTCGGCGATCTTCTGGTTCCTTGTCTTTCGCTTCCACTTCGCGCTGGTGAAGGCCGATGGTCTCGCGGGTGACGTGCGCGGCTGGCTCGCGTTCGGCCGGTTCCTCTGGCTCCGCCCCGGCATGTTGCGACGGTTGATCGCTCCGTGGGCGCACTACTTCCGACCGGGTTTCCACCCCTGGCAAGAGGACAATCATAAGGTCGTGGACGAGTGGAAAGCCGAGCTCGACCCGGCCTGA
- a CDS encoding glucose 1-dehydrogenase: MVFDRFRLDGKVAIITGAGRGIGAGCARALAEAGADIVGGARTLEQVEAVAEEVRGLGRKALAVACDVLEREQLENLVAKAMDEFGRIDILVNNAGGYPPVPALRTSEKAFEECFRFNVTTAFLMSRFTIPHMLEGGGGSIVNISSSAGRIPMSGFVAYGTAKSALTFMTREFAMEFAPRVRVNAIAVGSTDTSSLGPFLDDDSRSKMEELTPMKRLGEVEDIAIGAMYLASPAASFVTGKVLEIDGGLIMGNWPFPV, from the coding sequence ATGGTTTTCGATCGATTCAGGCTGGACGGGAAGGTCGCCATCATCACCGGAGCCGGGCGCGGAATCGGCGCCGGCTGCGCCCGCGCGCTGGCAGAGGCGGGGGCCGACATCGTGGGCGGGGCGCGCACGCTCGAGCAGGTCGAGGCAGTCGCGGAGGAGGTTCGCGGCCTCGGTCGCAAAGCGCTCGCCGTCGCGTGCGACGTTCTCGAACGCGAGCAGCTGGAGAACCTCGTTGCCAAAGCAATGGACGAGTTCGGCCGCATCGACATCCTCGTGAACAACGCCGGGGGCTACCCTCCCGTGCCCGCGCTGCGTACGAGCGAGAAGGCGTTCGAGGAGTGTTTTCGCTTCAACGTCACGACCGCCTTCCTGATGAGTCGATTTACGATTCCCCACATGCTCGAAGGCGGGGGCGGGTCGATCGTGAACATCAGTTCGTCCGCCGGCCGCATCCCGATGTCGGGCTTCGTTGCCTACGGGACGGCCAAGTCCGCACTCACCTTCATGACGCGCGAGTTCGCGATGGAGTTCGCACCGCGCGTGCGCGTGAACGCGATCGCGGTCGGCTCGACCGACACCTCGTCGCTCGGCCCGTTCCTCGACGACGACTCGCGATCGAAGATGGAAGAACTCACGCCCATGAAGCGGCTCGGCGAAGTCGAGGACATCGCGATCGGGGCGATGTACCTTGCGTCGCCGGCCGCGAGCTTCGTGACCGGCAAGGTGCTCGAAATCGACGGCGGCCTCATCATGGGGAACTGGCCGTTCCCCGTCTGA
- a CDS encoding lysophospholipid acyltransferase family protein, whose product MQQLRIPATQWDDELVTSVGASAASRARIFLNRILFRAMVFFCGAVAAVLHPLSRERAWQWVAFSARSLGVATGVEVKLFGLENLPAGPSVLTPNHASHYDIAALLGYLPGNNRFAAKKELFREPILGVAMKTLGMIPIDRDDPAKSIERLNRLEEGGRGAFSLVMFPEGTRSTEAGLQPFKKGAFALAIQLKRPIVPIAIHGTSGVMPRGRYLSIRPGTVVIEVLPPIETADLIYDDRERLCDQTRAEIFARLSRARETAE is encoded by the coding sequence ATGCAGCAGCTACGGATTCCGGCCACACAGTGGGACGACGAACTCGTGACGAGCGTCGGCGCGTCGGCCGCGTCCCGCGCCCGGATCTTCCTGAACCGCATCCTCTTCCGCGCGATGGTGTTCTTCTGTGGAGCGGTCGCCGCGGTCCTGCATCCGCTCTCCCGCGAGAGGGCGTGGCAGTGGGTGGCGTTTTCGGCGCGAAGTCTGGGCGTCGCGACCGGGGTCGAGGTGAAGCTCTTCGGGCTCGAGAATCTCCCCGCCGGCCCGAGCGTGCTCACGCCGAACCACGCGAGCCACTACGACATCGCCGCGTTGCTGGGATACCTGCCGGGCAACAATAGATTCGCCGCGAAGAAGGAGTTGTTCCGCGAGCCGATCCTTGGCGTGGCGATGAAGACCCTCGGAATGATCCCGATCGATCGCGACGATCCCGCGAAGTCGATTGAGCGGCTCAACCGACTTGAAGAAGGTGGCCGCGGCGCGTTCTCGCTCGTGATGTTCCCGGAGGGAACGCGGTCCACGGAAGCCGGACTGCAGCCCTTCAAGAAGGGAGCCTTCGCGCTCGCCATCCAGCTGAAGCGACCCATCGTTCCGATCGCGATTCACGGCACCTCGGGCGTGATGCCGCGTGGCAGGTACCTGTCGATCCGTCCGGGCACCGTGGTCATCGAGGTGCTTCCCCCGATTGAGACCGCGGATCTGATTTACGACGATCGCGAACGTCTCTGTGATCAGACCCGCGCGGAGATCTTCGCGCGTCTCTCGCGGGCGCGAGAAACCGCGGAGTGA
- a CDS encoding class I SAM-dependent methyltransferase: MESTTMNLKQAVEAQFSAAAAAYATSGVHAGGPDLEAMLIAADAHGTERVLDLGCGAGHTALFFAPHVAEVHALDLSEPMLEQGRRLAAERSLSNLHWHCGEAESLPFPDAHFDLVTSRQSAHHYEDLDRALAEVARVLKPGGKFLVVDSVAPEDHAGDTFLNTFEILRDASHVRDHRVSDWCRMLEHTGMKAAGGPRWWLDMDFEEWVRRSATPSDAVDALRSFVRRAPRDVREPFFPDAVGCSRVKLEAALVVGHR; encoded by the coding sequence ATGGAATCGACTACGATGAACCTGAAGCAGGCGGTAGAAGCCCAGTTCAGCGCTGCCGCTGCGGCCTACGCCACGAGTGGTGTGCACGCCGGGGGCCCCGATCTCGAGGCAATGCTCATTGCCGCTGACGCGCACGGAACCGAGCGCGTACTCGATCTCGGTTGTGGAGCGGGTCACACTGCGCTCTTTTTCGCACCGCACGTCGCCGAAGTGCACGCCCTCGATCTGTCCGAGCCCATGCTCGAGCAGGGGCGCCGACTCGCAGCGGAACGGTCGCTGTCGAACCTCCACTGGCACTGCGGCGAAGCGGAGTCGCTTCCGTTTCCCGACGCGCACTTCGATCTGGTGACGTCTCGCCAGAGCGCGCACCACTATGAGGATCTCGATCGAGCCCTCGCCGAGGTCGCGCGGGTGCTGAAGCCCGGGGGGAAGTTCCTCGTCGTCGACAGCGTGGCCCCCGAGGATCATGCCGGCGACACCTTCCTCAACACGTTCGAGATCCTGCGGGACGCGAGCCACGTTCGTGACCACCGCGTCTCTGACTGGTGTCGCATGCTGGAGCACACCGGGATGAAGGCCGCGGGCGGTCCGCGTTGGTGGCTCGACATGGATTTCGAAGAGTGGGTGCGGCGAAGCGCAACCCCGAGCGACGCGGTCGACGCGCTGCGGTCCTTCGTGCGGCGCGCGCCACGGGACGTCCGGGAGCCGTTCTTCCCGGATGCCGTGGGCTGTAGTCGGGTGAAGCTCGAAGCGGCCCTGGTCGTCGGACACCGCTGA
- a CDS encoding glycosyltransferase family 2 protein — protein sequence MSEPRIAALIPCLDVEGTLGAVIQGVLAHVDHALVVDDGSTDSTSAAGASAGADVLRHEKNLGKGAALRSGMERLRDQGYTHVFSVDGDGQHLTDEMPVLLEEWREAPDAIVVGERIREEGQEVAGIRRFGNDFANWWVALAAGTRFPDTQSGFRIYPIAPTLGLGVRADHYEFESEVLILAARRGLDVRSRKVHVYYPPPDRLVSHYNPWIDTIRIIKTVVPFAAGWRG from the coding sequence GTGAGCGAGCCCCGGATTGCGGCGCTGATCCCCTGCCTCGACGTCGAGGGTACGCTCGGCGCGGTGATTCAGGGGGTGCTCGCGCACGTCGATCACGCCCTCGTCGTGGACGATGGATCGACCGACAGTACGAGCGCAGCAGGAGCATCGGCAGGCGCCGACGTCCTGCGGCACGAGAAGAACCTGGGCAAGGGGGCCGCGCTGCGTTCGGGAATGGAACGGCTGCGCGACCAGGGATACACGCACGTCTTCAGCGTCGACGGGGACGGACAGCATCTGACCGACGAGATGCCCGTGCTCCTCGAGGAATGGCGCGAGGCCCCCGATGCCATCGTGGTGGGTGAGCGCATTCGTGAAGAGGGGCAGGAGGTCGCGGGGATCCGGCGGTTCGGGAACGACTTCGCGAACTGGTGGGTCGCGCTCGCGGCGGGGACACGGTTCCCTGACACCCAATCCGGATTCCGGATCTACCCGATTGCCCCGACGCTCGGCCTTGGCGTCCGAGCCGATCACTACGAGTTCGAGAGCGAGGTTTTGATCCTCGCGGCCCGCCGGGGGCTCGATGTGAGGTCGCGGAAGGTGCACGTCTACTACCCTCCGCCCGACCGACTCGTGAGCCACTACAATCCGTGGATCGACACGATTCGGATCATCAAGACCGTCGTCCCGTTCGCGGCCGGTTGGCGTGGATGA
- a CDS encoding lysophospholipid acyltransferase family protein yields the protein MGGVHPYDSSVMAGQGDISLSGALRWDGLFWRRIAYYGAAHGPDWWKKGMPPLFGSLFFALIGRNRRAVVQNLRQVLGQPGWRAEHRAALQTFIEFAYVFQETLEFEGHRLHGSDLADALELELDIQYPPDFDLDEILAQKQGLIVLTSHFGCWEIGARVMQKLDRPVNLVMATEANATVERFAVEKKEQHGLKVIHSDRSAFSSVEMIRALRRGEIVAIQLDRAAPGQVTQPIDFFGKPAPFQIGPFMLAKLAGVPVWPVYVVRLGRRRFRFLPEPVRHIDRQASRDEVVDVMRDVMGSFEQNVRAYPHQWFQFHDVWDSGT from the coding sequence GTGGGCGGGGTCCACCCGTATGACTCCTCGGTCATGGCGGGACAGGGCGACATCTCTCTGTCAGGGGCGCTCCGTTGGGACGGGCTCTTCTGGCGCCGAATCGCCTACTACGGGGCCGCCCATGGTCCCGATTGGTGGAAGAAGGGCATGCCGCCGCTATTTGGCTCTCTGTTCTTCGCGCTGATTGGCCGCAACAGACGGGCAGTGGTCCAGAACCTCCGGCAGGTCCTCGGGCAGCCTGGTTGGCGGGCCGAGCATCGAGCGGCTCTGCAGACGTTCATCGAGTTTGCGTACGTGTTCCAGGAGACACTCGAGTTCGAGGGCCATCGTCTGCACGGGTCCGATCTTGCCGACGCCCTCGAGCTGGAGCTCGACATCCAGTACCCGCCGGACTTCGACCTCGACGAGATCCTCGCGCAGAAGCAGGGGCTCATCGTGCTCACCTCCCATTTCGGTTGCTGGGAGATCGGCGCACGGGTCATGCAGAAGCTCGATCGGCCCGTGAATCTGGTGATGGCTACGGAAGCGAACGCGACCGTCGAGCGGTTCGCCGTGGAGAAGAAAGAGCAGCATGGGCTGAAGGTGATCCACTCCGACCGATCCGCGTTCTCTTCGGTGGAGATGATCCGCGCGCTGCGACGAGGCGAGATCGTGGCGATCCAGCTCGATCGCGCGGCACCTGGCCAGGTGACGCAGCCAATCGACTTCTTCGGTAAACCGGCGCCGTTCCAGATCGGGCCGTTCATGCTCGCGAAACTCGCCGGAGTTCCCGTCTGGCCCGTGTACGTCGTGCGATTGGGTCGGCGGCGCTTTCGGTTCCTTCCGGAACCGGTGCGGCACATCGACCGACAGGCGAGCCGGGATGAGGTCGTGGACGTGATGCGGGATGTCATGGGCAGCTTCGAACAGAACGTTCGTGCCTACCCGCATCAGTGGTTCCAGTTTCACGACGTCTGGGACAGTGGTACCTGA
- a CDS encoding helix-turn-helix domain containing protein, whose product MPRPLRRSRRRREREVPVAGSRIRILEGAMKAFGQHGYNDTRVEDILLEAGVSRPTFYKFFANRDEVFDAIAESQAFSVIQSMKGAIAIAADPLERLDKAIDAYLRWRAAIGPIGTVLIAEAMRPGSNAGQQRQAILDAVTLWFTAEASEVLGTETDPLLYVGVVAALERVSSEIDQARVGEKEIQRCKVVMMQIVLGTLSWDRDRDALMEKAIALRDRPPG is encoded by the coding sequence ATGCCCCGCCCCCTGCGACGAAGTCGCCGCCGCCGCGAACGGGAGGTCCCCGTCGCGGGGAGCCGCATCCGGATTCTCGAGGGTGCGATGAAGGCCTTCGGGCAGCACGGCTACAACGACACGCGCGTCGAGGACATCCTGCTCGAGGCCGGCGTGTCACGGCCGACGTTCTACAAGTTCTTCGCGAACCGCGATGAAGTCTTCGACGCGATCGCCGAATCGCAGGCCTTCTCGGTGATCCAGTCGATGAAGGGTGCGATCGCGATCGCGGCCGACCCGCTCGAGCGACTCGACAAAGCAATCGACGCCTATCTGCGCTGGCGGGCAGCGATCGGACCGATCGGGACCGTACTGATCGCCGAAGCGATGCGGCCCGGCTCGAATGCAGGCCAACAGCGCCAGGCGATCCTCGATGCGGTCACCCTCTGGTTCACCGCCGAAGCAAGTGAGGTGCTCGGCACCGAGACCGACCCGCTTCTCTATGTCGGTGTCGTCGCCGCACTCGAGCGCGTCAGCTCCGAGATCGATCAGGCGCGCGTCGGCGAGAAGGAAATCCAACGGTGCAAAGTCGTCATGATGCAGATCGTGCTCGGCACCCTTTCGTGGGACCGGGACCGCGATGCACTGATGGAGAAGGCGATCGCTCTGCGCGATCGCCCGCCTGGTTGA